In the genome of Rhodoplanes sp. Z2-YC6860, one region contains:
- the fcl gene encoding GDP-L-fucose synthase, with the protein MAEPIDLMFNLSGKRVWVAGHRGMAGSAIVRRLESERCDIIVAGRDEVDLRRQADVEAWIERARPEVVFCAAAKVGGIKANDSLPADFLYDNLAIELAVIHSAYKAGVKKLLFLGSTCVFPKMAPQPMPESALLSGPLEPTNEWYAVAKIAGIKLCQAYRRQYGADFISVMPTNLYGLRDNYHPDHSHVPAALIRRMHEAKQSGAPTVTIWGTGTPRREFLSADDLADACVFLMQRYSGEEMVNIGIGTDMTIAEFASTIADVVGYKGKLVYDTSKPDGTPRKLVDTAKLAALGWRAMTPLRDGLAKAYEDFIRNHA; encoded by the coding sequence GCGGGCTCGGCCATCGTGCGCCGTCTCGAAAGCGAGCGCTGCGACATCATCGTTGCCGGCCGCGACGAGGTCGACCTGCGCCGTCAGGCCGATGTCGAAGCCTGGATCGAGCGCGCGCGGCCCGAGGTGGTGTTCTGCGCCGCCGCCAAGGTCGGCGGCATCAAGGCCAACGACTCGCTGCCCGCGGATTTTCTCTACGACAATCTCGCGATCGAGCTTGCGGTGATCCACTCGGCCTACAAGGCTGGTGTGAAGAAACTGCTGTTTCTCGGTTCGACCTGCGTGTTTCCAAAGATGGCGCCGCAGCCGATGCCGGAGAGCGCGCTGCTGTCGGGTCCGCTCGAGCCGACCAACGAATGGTACGCGGTCGCCAAGATCGCCGGCATCAAGCTCTGCCAGGCCTATCGCCGGCAATACGGCGCCGACTTCATCTCGGTGATGCCGACCAATCTCTACGGGCTGCGCGACAACTACCATCCCGATCATAGCCACGTGCCGGCGGCGCTCATCCGCCGCATGCACGAGGCGAAGCAGAGCGGCGCGCCGACCGTGACGATCTGGGGCACCGGCACGCCGCGCCGCGAGTTTCTGTCCGCCGACGATCTTGCGGACGCCTGCGTGTTCCTGATGCAGCGTTACTCCGGCGAGGAGATGGTCAATATCGGCATCGGCACCGACATGACCATCGCCGAGTTCGCGAGCACGATCGCCGACGTCGTCGGCTACAAAGGCAAGCTCGTCTACGACACCTCGAAGCCCGACGGCACGCCGCGAAAGCTCGTCGACACGGCGAAGCTCGCGGCGCTGGGCTGGCGCGCCATGACACCGCTGCGCGACGGGCTCGCGAAGGCGTATGAGGATTTCATCCGCAACCACGCCTGA
- a CDS encoding collagen-like protein encodes MDSRAAWLVTLACGTAVTLGAGTLFSNLGTFDSFKDSLVRTSATAGHDGKAVDGAGSSSNAQAQLPPPGEPGPPGPAGAPGAPGPQGPAGEQGAAGEKGPAGPAGAKGSAGAKGEPGAKGEPGAKGEAGAKGEQGPPGPPGPRGEPGPQGPKGEPGPQGPAGNAAGLKSEAGSAGPKGDAGPKGDAGPKGDTGQKGDTGPQGPKGEPGTPGLNLRVVRGQPSASCRADETLIAAYCVSGADEIQSTPFISPPRGARCVGVISPAVVITCVKLPAAP; translated from the coding sequence ATGGATAGCCGGGCGGCGTGGCTGGTGACTTTGGCGTGCGGCACGGCGGTGACGCTCGGGGCCGGGACGCTGTTTTCAAATCTCGGCACATTCGATTCCTTCAAGGACTCGCTGGTCCGGACATCGGCGACCGCCGGTCACGACGGCAAGGCCGTCGACGGCGCGGGTTCGAGTTCGAACGCCCAAGCTCAACTCCCGCCGCCCGGCGAGCCGGGCCCGCCGGGACCTGCGGGAGCGCCCGGCGCGCCCGGACCTCAAGGCCCGGCCGGCGAGCAGGGTGCGGCCGGCGAAAAGGGTCCAGCCGGTCCCGCTGGTGCCAAGGGTTCGGCCGGCGCCAAGGGCGAGCCGGGTGCCAAGGGCGAACCTGGCGCCAAGGGCGAAGCTGGCGCAAAGGGCGAACAAGGACCGCCCGGCCCTCCCGGACCGCGCGGCGAACCTGGACCTCAAGGCCCGAAAGGCGAGCCCGGGCCGCAAGGTCCAGCCGGCAACGCCGCAGGTCTCAAGAGCGAGGCCGGATCCGCAGGCCCGAAGGGCGACGCAGGTCCCAAGGGCGACGCGGGTCCCAAGGGCGACACAGGTCAAAAGGGCGACACAGGGCCGCAGGGCCCGAAAGGCGAGCCCGGCACGCCGGGCTTGAACCTCCGCGTGGTTCGCGGCCAGCCTTCGGCGTCGTGCCGCGCGGACGAAACGCTGATCGCTGCCTACTGCGTGAGTGGCGCGGACGAGATACAGTCGACGCCATTCATCAGCCCGCCCCGCGGTGCGCGTTGCGTCGGCGTGATAAGCCCTGCGGTGGTGATCACCTGCGTGAAGCTGCCGGCCGCGCCCTGA
- a CDS encoding amidohydrolase translates to MANNKMLRRSFLKGAAGTAAVAGLTPGLRLPAAAQSAASRPADLVLKNGKIITIDGQSRVAQAVAVSGDRIIAVGSDASMAAHTAPGTIVRDLNGRTVIPGLNDGHAHMDREALRNVFPALGPVRSIKDIQDRIAELARGKKPGEWIVTMPIGDPPYYFDVPDILAEKRWPTRQELDAAAPNNPVYIRAIWGYWRGTFPIVSCANTEALKRAGITRDTPSPSPTLVIQKDVNGDPTGVFVEQEMAPIAEMIWFREATQFTQADRLRALPLSAKAYHSFGTTSVFEGHGAATELLKVYKQAYHDGTLTMRATLALSANWTAAGNAPLGPFVEAWMGWLSEPGFGNDWLKMGGLYVHIGRSAADDARAEAAPYTGWAGFNSNHGLPRDKVKELLLHCAKNDIRPCAIAGGGGLGMLDLYEEVDRVVPLKGRRWVISHVNVISPRDVERIARMGLVLTTHTNAYLYKALDATANKLPADQYDHIVPMNALREAGVTVSLGTDNVPISLWLPVQQTIVRKDYKSGRQVGMKQALSRMEALRCATLNGSYLSFDESRKGSLEAGKFADLAVLSADPLMVAEDKISETTALMTMVGGKVMHETPGWFG, encoded by the coding sequence ATGGCGAACAACAAAATGCTGCGCCGGAGTTTTCTCAAAGGCGCAGCGGGCACCGCTGCCGTTGCCGGTCTGACGCCGGGACTGCGTCTGCCCGCCGCCGCCCAATCGGCGGCCAGCCGTCCGGCTGATCTCGTCCTCAAGAACGGCAAGATCATCACCATCGACGGCCAGTCGAGGGTCGCGCAGGCGGTCGCGGTTTCCGGCGATCGCATCATCGCGGTCGGCTCCGACGCCAGCATGGCGGCGCACACTGCGCCCGGCACAATCGTGCGCGACCTTAACGGCCGCACCGTCATTCCGGGCCTGAACGACGGCCACGCACATATGGATCGCGAGGCGCTGCGCAACGTGTTCCCCGCGTTGGGACCGGTGCGCTCGATCAAGGACATCCAGGACCGCATTGCCGAGCTCGCCCGCGGCAAGAAGCCCGGCGAATGGATCGTCACCATGCCGATCGGCGATCCGCCCTATTATTTCGACGTGCCCGACATCCTCGCGGAGAAGCGCTGGCCGACCCGCCAGGAGCTTGATGCGGCAGCGCCGAACAATCCGGTCTACATCCGCGCGATCTGGGGCTACTGGCGCGGCACCTTCCCGATTGTCTCCTGCGCCAACACCGAAGCCCTGAAGCGCGCCGGCATCACCCGCGACACCCCATCGCCCTCGCCGACTCTCGTGATCCAGAAGGACGTGAACGGCGATCCGACCGGTGTCTTCGTCGAGCAGGAGATGGCGCCGATCGCCGAGATGATCTGGTTCCGCGAGGCGACGCAGTTCACGCAGGCCGACCGGCTGCGCGCGCTGCCGCTTTCGGCCAAGGCGTATCACAGCTTCGGGACCACCAGTGTGTTCGAAGGCCACGGCGCCGCGACCGAGTTGTTGAAGGTCTACAAGCAGGCCTATCACGACGGCACGCTGACCATGCGCGCCACGCTCGCGCTCAGCGCCAACTGGACCGCCGCCGGCAACGCGCCGCTCGGGCCTTTCGTCGAAGCGTGGATGGGCTGGCTCAGCGAACCCGGCTTCGGCAACGACTGGCTGAAGATGGGCGGGCTCTACGTGCACATCGGCCGCAGCGCCGCCGACGACGCGCGCGCGGAGGCCGCCCCCTACACCGGCTGGGCCGGCTTCAACTCCAACCACGGCCTGCCGCGCGACAAGGTGAAAGAGCTGCTGCTGCATTGTGCGAAGAACGACATCCGCCCCTGCGCGATCGCGGGCGGCGGCGGCCTTGGCATGCTCGACCTTTACGAGGAGGTCGACCGTGTGGTCCCGCTCAAGGGCCGGCGCTGGGTGATCAGCCACGTCAACGTGATCTCGCCGCGCGACGTCGAGCGCATCGCCCGCATGGGCCTCGTGCTGACCACGCACACCAACGCCTATCTCTACAAGGCGCTGGACGCGACCGCGAACAAACTGCCCGCCGATCAGTACGACCACATCGTGCCGATGAACGCGCTGCGCGAGGCTGGCGTCACGGTGTCGCTCGGCACCGACAACGTGCCGATCTCGCTCTGGCTGCCGGTGCAGCAGACCATCGTGCGCAAGGACTACAAATCCGGCCGTCAGGTCGGCATGAAACAGGCGCTGTCGCGCATGGAGGCGCTGCGCTGCGCGACATTGAACGGGTCCTATCTCAGCTTCGACGAAAGCCGGAAAGGCTCGCTCGAAGCGGGCAAGTTCGCCGATCTTGCGGTGTTGAGCGCCGATCCGCTGATGGTCGCGGAGGACAAGATTTCCGAGACCACCGCGCTGATGACCATGGTCGGCGGCAAGGTGATGCACGAGACGCCAGGCTGGTTTGGGTGA
- a CDS encoding 5'-3' exonuclease: MSAKQIRRAAKRKPAGPLLAVDGDSFAHRSYHALPKTIRMAGNKPAGAVLGFANFLLKLYEAEQPRAVVVGWDTLEAPTYRHKAFAAYQSGRQFDRELLAQFPLLREFVAACGFVNARKAGYEADDFLAAAVALAKKRKWPVVVASGDRDTFQLASETSTVLYPVRAGEIARIGPEQVVERYRVLPEQVPDFIALRGDPSDKLPGAKGVGADGAAALLLKYGTLEAMLKAGRFQREAEQLRLFRKIATMDNKAPLPVVKATKPDWVNAAALARKWQLGKLAERLERLADQPSHS, translated from the coding sequence ATGTCCGCAAAACAAATCCGCCGCGCGGCAAAACGCAAGCCCGCCGGGCCGTTGCTCGCGGTCGATGGCGATTCTTTCGCGCACCGCTCCTACCATGCGTTGCCGAAGACCATCCGGATGGCCGGCAACAAGCCCGCCGGCGCCGTGCTGGGCTTCGCCAATTTCCTCCTCAAATTATATGAAGCCGAGCAGCCCCGCGCCGTTGTCGTTGGCTGGGATACGCTCGAAGCGCCGACCTATCGGCACAAGGCGTTCGCGGCCTACCAGTCGGGCCGGCAGTTCGATCGCGAGCTTCTTGCGCAATTCCCGCTACTTCGCGAGTTCGTCGCCGCCTGCGGCTTCGTCAATGCGCGGAAGGCCGGCTACGAGGCCGACGATTTCCTGGCGGCTGCTGTGGCGCTGGCAAAGAAGCGCAAATGGCCGGTCGTGGTGGCGAGCGGTGACCGCGATACGTTCCAGCTCGCGTCGGAGACGAGCACCGTTCTCTATCCGGTTCGCGCCGGCGAGATCGCGCGCATCGGACCCGAGCAGGTGGTCGAGCGATACCGGGTGCTGCCCGAGCAGGTGCCGGATTTCATCGCGCTGCGCGGCGATCCGTCCGACAAGCTGCCCGGTGCGAAAGGCGTGGGAGCCGATGGCGCGGCCGCGCTGCTGCTGAAGTACGGCACGCTGGAAGCCATGCTGAAGGCCGGGCGGTTTCAGCGCGAGGCGGAGCAGCTTCGGTTGTTTCGCAAGATCGCGACGATGGACAACAAGGCGCCGCTGCCGGTGGTGAAAGCCACGAAGCCGGACTGGGTCAACGCCGCGGCCCTGGCGCGCAAGTGGCAACTCGGCAAGCTCGCCGAGCGGCTTGAGCGGCTCGCGGATCAGCCAAGTCACTCCTAG
- a CDS encoding FUSC family protein: MNRSLPQASQAASFRLRQLIELRPGPWRWWLAVHTSICLAAPVAIGWAAGDVPAGLIAAIGAFTALYGADRPYRNRALVLATTALGFACAVALGVWSQTFGPAAIVTVVLVAMGATFLCNAFRMGPPGAYMFALAGAVGTGLPIQHLTWWHAGLLVLAGGGLSLLVRLAGTLRDPRGPERNAVAAASAAVARFLQAVGSSAEDTARHAAALALHDTWNTLVSRQPARPSNDSVLHRLRSISRELHRLFIDGISAGPGFPDRDTRVKQARELGTEARLKQSPSAREAPEHLPLGRLSLAESLRESLIWPSPVLVVTLRVGLAAAVSGLVGAAFNIERAYWMVAAAVLILHQGWDWSRSLQRTVERVIGTLLGLVLAGVVLWLEPQGLWLALTLGALQFVIELLVIRNYTLAVLFITAIALTMSSGGHEAPSILVMLWDRGVDTVIGCAIGIGVLLVTAPRAVAVQIPQELAAALKAAQEVLNFVATGDAVSTEAKRARRNLQHRAIVLLTAYELGAGARAQDRRYAEELWPAVISAQRLLYRVLAFCWMLEDAGPDRAIKIARKEFGADGFTNVSNALDILANAATDGRPATIASEMPEFLKEELDDLSRSLAR, from the coding sequence ATGAACCGCTCGTTGCCACAAGCCTCGCAAGCCGCTTCGTTCCGGCTCCGCCAGCTGATCGAGCTGCGGCCCGGGCCGTGGCGCTGGTGGCTTGCCGTCCACACGTCGATCTGCCTCGCTGCGCCCGTCGCGATCGGCTGGGCCGCCGGCGACGTTCCGGCAGGTCTGATCGCCGCGATCGGCGCGTTCACGGCGCTCTACGGCGCCGACCGTCCGTATCGGAACCGCGCCTTGGTGCTGGCGACGACGGCCCTTGGCTTCGCATGCGCTGTGGCGCTCGGCGTCTGGTCACAGACGTTCGGCCCGGCCGCCATCGTCACCGTCGTGCTGGTGGCGATGGGCGCGACGTTCCTCTGCAACGCGTTTCGCATGGGCCCTCCCGGCGCCTATATGTTCGCGCTGGCCGGCGCGGTCGGCACCGGCCTTCCGATCCAGCATCTCACCTGGTGGCATGCGGGACTGCTCGTGCTCGCCGGCGGCGGCCTCTCGCTGCTGGTGCGCCTCGCCGGCACGTTGAGAGATCCGCGCGGGCCCGAGCGCAACGCGGTGGCCGCGGCGAGCGCAGCGGTCGCCCGCTTCCTGCAGGCGGTCGGCAGCTCCGCCGAAGACACAGCCCGGCATGCCGCCGCCTTGGCTCTGCACGACACCTGGAACACGCTCGTGTCGCGTCAGCCGGCGCGCCCCTCCAATGACAGCGTGCTGCACCGGTTGCGCTCGATCAGCCGCGAGCTGCACCGGCTGTTCATCGACGGCATCAGCGCCGGGCCGGGCTTCCCTGATCGCGACACGCGCGTAAAGCAGGCTCGCGAGCTCGGCACCGAGGCGCGGTTGAAACAGAGCCCGTCCGCGCGCGAAGCGCCCGAGCACCTGCCGCTGGGACGGCTCAGCCTCGCCGAATCCCTGCGCGAAAGCCTGATCTGGCCGTCACCCGTTCTCGTGGTAACGCTCCGCGTCGGCCTCGCAGCGGCGGTGTCCGGCCTGGTGGGAGCCGCATTCAACATCGAGCGCGCCTATTGGATGGTCGCCGCCGCCGTCCTCATTCTGCATCAGGGCTGGGACTGGAGCCGCAGCCTGCAGCGCACCGTGGAGCGCGTGATCGGCACCCTGCTCGGTCTTGTGCTCGCGGGCGTGGTGCTCTGGCTCGAACCGCAGGGCCTCTGGCTCGCGCTGACGCTTGGCGCGCTGCAGTTCGTCATCGAGTTGCTCGTGATCCGCAACTACACGCTGGCCGTCCTCTTCATCACCGCGATCGCGCTGACGATGTCGTCCGGCGGCCATGAGGCGCCGAGCATCCTGGTGATGCTGTGGGACCGCGGCGTCGACACCGTGATCGGCTGCGCGATCGGCATCGGCGTGCTGCTGGTGACGGCGCCGCGCGCGGTCGCGGTTCAGATCCCGCAGGAATTGGCCGCCGCGCTGAAGGCCGCGCAGGAGGTGTTGAATTTCGTCGCCACCGGCGACGCGGTGTCCACCGAGGCCAAGCGGGCGCGCCGCAATCTGCAGCACCGGGCGATCGTGCTGCTTACGGCGTATGAGCTTGGCGCCGGTGCGCGGGCACAAGACCGCCGTTATGCGGAAGAATTGTGGCCCGCAGTGATCTCGGCGCAGCGCTTGCTTTATCGGGTGCTCGCGTTCTGCTGGATGCTGGAAGACGCAGGCCCCGATCGAGCGATCAAGATCGCGCGCAAAGAGTTCGGAGCGGATGGGTTTACGAACGTCAGTAACGCGCTGGACATACTTGCGAACGCAGCAACGGACGGGCGGCCCGCCACGATAGCCTCAGAGATGCCGGAGTTCTTGAAAGAAGAGCTCGACGATCTGTCCCGCTCATTGGCCCGGTAG
- a CDS encoding Bug family tripartite tricarboxylate transporter substrate binding protein — MISSRRSFLLGSLAAPGLAAAARSSAFAQGNWPSGIISLVAPAPAGGSLDILARLFQPDLQQRLGATVIVENRSGGGTSLGAAFVGKAPRDGTKWLINADPQFLNPSLLVSLPYDWQNDLDPILLLGTSPNVLAAGPDTPYRTLSEVLDAARRPAGVNLAVLIDTLGHVSMVLLGKLAKANLTAVTYRGAPQALNDVIGGHVPLIAGSASLLAPYLADGKLRGIAQTGTERLPALKDIPTVRESGFPDFSAPSFWGFYAPSKTPSAMVDRFVSELMSIVKRPDMQSKLSTTMLLDVTLAGPDEFRKFFYEQVAKWRSVILENNLQHT; from the coding sequence ATGATCAGTTCAAGGCGATCGTTTCTGCTCGGGTCGCTTGCCGCGCCGGGCCTGGCTGCCGCCGCGCGAAGCTCCGCGTTTGCACAAGGCAATTGGCCGTCGGGAATCATCTCGCTCGTCGCCCCCGCACCGGCGGGCGGCTCGCTCGATATCCTCGCGCGTCTTTTCCAGCCCGATCTCCAGCAACGGCTCGGCGCAACCGTCATCGTCGAGAATCGCAGCGGCGGCGGCACATCGCTTGGCGCGGCTTTCGTGGGCAAGGCTCCGCGCGACGGCACCAAGTGGCTGATCAATGCCGATCCGCAGTTCTTGAATCCGTCGCTGCTCGTCAGCCTGCCCTACGATTGGCAGAATGACCTCGATCCGATCCTGCTGCTCGGCACATCGCCGAATGTGCTCGCTGCGGGTCCCGACACACCCTATCGAACGTTGAGCGAGGTGCTCGACGCGGCGCGACGGCCTGCGGGAGTCAATCTTGCGGTCCTGATCGACACGCTCGGTCATGTGTCGATGGTGCTGCTCGGCAAGCTTGCGAAAGCGAACCTGACGGCCGTCACGTATCGTGGTGCGCCGCAGGCCTTGAACGATGTCATCGGCGGCCACGTGCCTCTGATCGCAGGCAGTGCAAGCCTGCTGGCGCCATATCTCGCCGATGGCAAGCTGCGCGGCATCGCGCAGACCGGCACGGAACGCCTGCCGGCGTTGAAGGACATTCCGACCGTCAGGGAGAGCGGCTTCCCGGATTTCAGCGCGCCGTCGTTCTGGGGCTTCTATGCGCCGTCGAAGACGCCATCCGCGATGGTAGACCGCTTCGTCTCGGAGCTCATGTCGATCGTCAAACGCCCGGATATGCAGTCGAAGCTATCGACGACGATGCTTCTCGATGTGACGCTGGCCGGTCCTGACGAGTTTCGGAAGTTCTTTTATGAGCAGGTCGCGAAGTGGCGCTCGGTCATTCTGGAAAACAACCTGCAGCACACGTGA
- a CDS encoding amidohydrolase family protein, whose translation MPQLIDFHHHARPAAFFEALAETGRTTMGGRPFPKGWTAREALAFMDRMGIATAVVSAPDADLLYRDRAIAVRLARLLNELFADCIRSHPARFGAFASLPMPHVSDTLHEIDHAFDHLRLDGVMLSTSYDGQYLGSDLFEPVLASLNARNALVFVHPVTPPGLNLLALDFPASLLEYAFDTTRCIANLLRHSIPVRYPNIRFIFSHAGGAMPYLLHRMTLMESFLTPGHVLQADRDRDAIRQGLRHFHYDVALAAFDPVFDLLRDVVGLDRIVFGSDYPQVPDSYVEASVRTLAASPRLDDEARTRIGRANGETLLSRSR comes from the coding sequence GTGCCGCAGCTCATCGACTTCCATCATCATGCGAGACCGGCCGCGTTCTTCGAGGCGCTCGCCGAAACCGGCCGCACCACGATGGGCGGACGACCGTTTCCAAAGGGATGGACGGCGCGCGAGGCACTGGCGTTCATGGACCGAATGGGCATCGCCACCGCCGTGGTGTCGGCGCCCGATGCCGACCTGCTCTACCGCGACCGCGCCATCGCGGTCCGGCTGGCGCGCCTGCTCAACGAACTGTTCGCCGATTGCATCCGGTCGCATCCGGCCCGCTTCGGCGCGTTCGCGTCGTTGCCGATGCCGCATGTCTCGGACACGCTGCATGAGATCGACCACGCTTTCGATCATCTGCGGCTCGACGGCGTCATGCTCTCCACGAGCTACGACGGGCAGTATCTCGGGAGCGATCTGTTCGAGCCGGTGCTCGCGAGCCTCAACGCCAGGAACGCGCTGGTGTTCGTTCACCCGGTCACGCCGCCTGGGCTCAACCTGCTGGCGCTCGATTTTCCGGCTTCGCTGCTCGAATACGCATTCGACACCACGCGCTGCATCGCGAATTTGCTGCGGCACTCGATTCCGGTCCGATATCCGAACATCCGGTTCATCTTCTCGCACGCCGGCGGCGCGATGCCGTACCTGCTGCACCGGATGACACTCATGGAGTCCTTTTTGACCCCGGGTCATGTGCTTCAGGCAGACCGCGACCGGGATGCCATCAGGCAAGGGCTCCGTCACTTCCACTACGACGTGGCGCTCGCCGCGTTCGATCCGGTGTTCGACCTGCTCCGGGATGTCGTCGGGCTCGACCGCATCGTCTTCGGCTCCGATTATCCGCAGGTCCCGGACAGCTACGTCGAAGCGTCGGTGCGCACGCTGGCCGCGTCGCCAAGATTGGATGACGAGGCGCGGACCCGAATCGGGCGAGCGAACGGCGAGACATTGCTGAGCCGTAGCCGATGA
- a CDS encoding ABC transporter substrate-binding protein, whose product MAGLRHCVRPLPAGCIRRRWNQLRMKSWRRFGSVAPFARAIGQRLPIRRWRSGRRHVLVEVKHGCAMLKVTAQSRTTRAAIVREPGEGVMRNGWSSIRVSGALKMLAARLSALGIVTALLAVPTANAEPLKVAISQRGFWDSSFIDFGIKQDFFKQEGLEIEPFYTDGGASTLDAVMSGSVDIGMSNGLLGVVGRYSKGAPIRVVSAEMTGASDAFWYATAESGIRSLKDAAGKTIAFSSPGSSTNLMVLALLKQSGIAAKPIAAGGAPATFTQVMTRQIDIGWSVPPFALGPLSEGKIAIVAKGSDISEIGGQTLRVNVTRADVLQKKRDLLTKFLKVYQRAVDWAYQDDRSLTYYAEANRVTVDLAKRTREFYPKAALQIAEVKGLELTLRDAADQKYTAKLLEPKDVSGLFDLLYKP is encoded by the coding sequence ATGGCAGGCCTGCGGCATTGTGTCAGGCCCCTGCCGGCAGGTTGTATACGGCGACGCTGGAATCAACTTCGGATGAAATCGTGGCGGCGGTTCGGCAGCGTCGCACCGTTCGCCCGCGCGATTGGGCAGCGCTTGCCCATCCGGCGCTGGCGATCCGGCCGGCGCCACGTCCTGGTAGAAGTGAAGCACGGGTGCGCTATGCTGAAGGTCACGGCGCAAAGCCGGACGACGCGTGCTGCGATCGTGCGCGAACCAGGGGAGGGCGTTATGCGGAATGGCTGGTCTTCAATCCGGGTTTCAGGTGCCCTCAAGATGCTGGCGGCCCGGCTATCGGCCCTGGGCATCGTCACAGCGCTGCTGGCCGTGCCCACGGCGAACGCCGAACCGTTGAAGGTCGCGATCTCGCAGCGCGGGTTCTGGGACAGTTCGTTCATCGATTTTGGGATCAAGCAGGACTTCTTCAAACAGGAAGGGCTCGAGATCGAGCCCTTCTACACCGATGGCGGGGCATCCACGCTCGATGCGGTCATGTCCGGAAGCGTCGACATCGGCATGTCGAACGGCCTCCTGGGCGTGGTCGGCCGCTATTCGAAGGGCGCGCCGATCAGGGTCGTGTCGGCCGAGATGACGGGCGCGAGCGACGCCTTCTGGTATGCGACGGCGGAAAGCGGCATCCGCTCGTTGAAGGACGCAGCCGGAAAAACCATCGCGTTTTCGTCGCCGGGATCGTCGACGAACCTGATGGTGCTGGCGCTGTTGAAGCAGTCGGGGATCGCCGCGAAGCCCATTGCTGCGGGCGGGGCGCCTGCGACCTTCACCCAGGTCATGACGCGCCAGATCGACATCGGCTGGTCGGTGCCGCCATTCGCGCTCGGTCCGCTGTCCGAAGGCAAGATCGCGATCGTCGCCAAGGGCAGCGATATTTCCGAAATCGGCGGCCAGACCCTGCGCGTGAACGTGACGCGCGCGGATGTGCTCCAGAAGAAGCGCGACCTGCTGACGAAATTCCTCAAGGTCTACCAGCGCGCGGTCGACTGGGCGTACCAGGACGACCGCTCCCTGACTTATTACGCCGAGGCGAACCGGGTCACCGTGGATTTGGCCAAGCGCACGCGGGAGTTCTATCCCAAGGCCGCTCTCCAGATCGCGGAGGTCAAAGGTCTCGAACTGACCCTGCGCGATGCCGCCGACCAGAAGTATACGGCGAAACTGCTTGAGCCGAAGGACGTGTCGGGTCTGTTCGATCTTCTGTACAAACCGTAG
- a CDS encoding Bug family tripartite tricarboxylate transporter substrate binding protein has product MTKFPAAILSAFLAVSAGAQAQDFPTRPVTMVVPYGAGSPADVIGRLLAQRMSEALGQQVVVENIAGAGGTVGVTRVAKAPPDGYMFVQGGTGTHAQSQTLYKNPPYDAANDFTPLALIAESPLVLEVRKDLPADDLKAFIAYAKTHPTTYGSAGVGSATHLSCALLTDAAGFNATHVPYRGMGPVMQDLTAGRIDFGCDFVLGALPQVEGKVLKALAVLTKERSAAMPDVPTASEQGLKDFEAYNWNAMFLPKGTPEPVVNKLHAALMTALDTPLVQERLLKLGAVIPKPGQRTPAYLREFVKSEIVKWAGPIKASGAAAE; this is encoded by the coding sequence ATGACAAAGTTTCCCGCAGCAATCCTGTCGGCCTTTCTCGCGGTTTCCGCGGGCGCGCAGGCCCAGGATTTTCCGACCCGGCCGGTGACGATGGTGGTGCCCTACGGCGCCGGCAGCCCGGCCGACGTGATCGGGCGCCTGCTCGCGCAGCGCATGAGCGAGGCGCTCGGCCAGCAGGTGGTGGTCGAAAACATCGCGGGCGCCGGCGGCACCGTCGGCGTCACTCGCGTGGCCAAGGCGCCGCCGGACGGATACATGTTCGTGCAGGGCGGCACCGGCACCCACGCGCAGAGCCAGACGCTCTACAAGAACCCGCCCTATGACGCGGCCAACGATTTCACGCCGCTGGCGCTGATCGCGGAGTCGCCGCTGGTGCTGGAGGTGCGCAAGGATCTCCCGGCGGACGATCTCAAGGCCTTCATCGCATACGCGAAGACCCATCCGACGACCTACGGCTCCGCGGGCGTGGGGTCCGCCACTCATCTGAGCTGCGCGCTGCTGACCGACGCCGCAGGATTCAACGCAACGCACGTGCCGTATCGCGGCATGGGGCCGGTCATGCAGGATCTCACGGCCGGGCGCATCGACTTTGGCTGCGACTTCGTCCTCGGCGCACTGCCGCAGGTCGAGGGCAAGGTGCTGAAGGCACTCGCGGTGCTGACCAAAGAGCGCTCGGCGGCCATGCCGGACGTGCCGACCGCGTCCGAGCAGGGGCTGAAGGATTTCGAAGCCTACAACTGGAACGCCATGTTCCTGCCCAAAGGCACACCGGAGCCGGTCGTCAACAAGCTGCACGCTGCGTTGATGACGGCGCTCGACACGCCATTGGTCCAGGAACGGCTGCTCAAGCTCGGCGCGGTGATCCCGAAGCCCGGGCAGCGCACGCCGGCCTATCTGCGCGAGTTCGTCAAAAGCGAAATCGTGAAATGGGCCGGGCCGATCAAGGCGAGCGGCGCCGCCGCGGAGTAG